Proteins from a genomic interval of Periophthalmus magnuspinnatus isolate fPerMag1 chromosome 11, fPerMag1.2.pri, whole genome shotgun sequence:
- the LOC117378312 gene encoding vesicle-associated membrane protein 3-like, giving the protein MWEILLFFLLSLRSTPEGAPGAPGPTDSDGPPAAAPNLTSNRRLQQTQAQVDEVVDIMRVNVDKVLERDQKLSELDDRADALQAGASQFESSAAKLKNKYWWKNCKVLFILLLLLLQTQEQVLVKGVVL; this is encoded by the exons atgtgggagat TCTGCTTTTCTTCTTGCTTTCTCTCAGGTCAACACCAGAGGGCGCTCCCGGGGCTCCAGGGCCCACAGACTCAGACGGACCTCCAGCTGCAGCTCCAAACCTGACCAGTAACAGACGACTGCAGCAGACACAGGCTCAAGTCGACGAG GTGGTGGACATCATGCGTGTAAATGTGGACAAAGTTCTGGAGAGAGACCAGAAGCTGTCGGAGCTGGACGACCGAGCGGACGCTCTCCAGGCGGGAGCATCGCAGTTTGAGAGCAGCGCCGCCAAACTCAAGAACAAGTACTGGTGGAAGAACTGCAAGGTACtttttatactactactactactactacaaactcAAGAACAAGTACTCGTGAAAG gtgtagtcttatGA